A region from the Paenibacillus humicola genome encodes:
- a CDS encoding sigma-54-dependent Fis family transcriptional regulator, with protein sequence MKMKVLAIAPYVGLRDLLLEMVREEDAIRMDAEVADLQEAVPMARLAEERGYHIVVSRGGTARLIRRHTSLPVVDIPVSGYDILRVLTLVRDSNSNVAIIGFPNICKAVAEVSGLLKFEIPTFTIDHRSELEAALNQAFEAGAKIVLGDVVTVRATQDRGYHGILITSGRESVSDMFREVRRVFDVYRQGREKWTFFRSILDSDARAVFALDRDKNVLFMNKAAGGLVGTSPDENGSGGSLQLQFPALYKLIEQAEAAPGFDGRLLQFLHVKERQYKVSVSAPEGESDFQYFVSLDSIESWRNERRFAAYMPSRLVSFHQLVGSSALLKKTVSRARKYAQTDRNVWISGEYGAGKSLFAQAIHSASKRHDRGFYAIPCGEMTEEELDALLKGTLEDLSLPETGFSGTLYLNQVDRLDREAQAKWLSFIIRNKSIRFLASSSTTWNRLKSRADFNPELISALGELHITVPPLRERMEDLEEIVTVMIAAYNSQSGKQIVGFREAAMDELARYGWSGNLRELKNALDEMLILTKGNYVEPQDAAAVIERYRHSSSPNVPGAAAQIDLSGTMEEIERRIIQHVLQEEGMNQSKACKRLGINRTTLWRKLNKSLKNET encoded by the coding sequence ATGAAAATGAAGGTTTTGGCGATCGCTCCCTACGTCGGGCTGCGCGATCTGCTGCTCGAAATGGTGCGGGAGGAAGACGCAATCCGCATGGACGCGGAAGTTGCGGATTTGCAGGAAGCTGTACCCATGGCGCGACTTGCAGAAGAGCGCGGTTACCATATCGTCGTCAGCCGCGGCGGCACCGCGAGGCTGATCCGCCGCCATACGTCTCTTCCGGTGGTCGATATTCCGGTATCCGGGTACGATATTTTGCGGGTTTTGACGCTCGTCCGGGACTCAAACTCCAACGTGGCGATCATTGGTTTTCCGAACATATGCAAAGCGGTAGCCGAAGTGTCGGGTCTATTGAAGTTTGAAATCCCGACGTTTACCATCGATCATCGGTCGGAATTGGAAGCCGCCCTGAATCAAGCGTTTGAGGCCGGCGCGAAAATCGTCCTCGGCGATGTCGTTACGGTTCGCGCCACGCAGGATAGGGGCTATCACGGCATTTTGATCACTTCGGGACGGGAATCCGTAAGCGATATGTTCCGGGAAGTGCGCCGGGTGTTTGACGTATACCGGCAGGGGCGTGAAAAGTGGACGTTTTTCCGGTCGATCCTGGACAGCGATGCACGAGCCGTATTTGCTTTGGACCGGGACAAAAACGTGCTGTTTATGAATAAAGCGGCGGGCGGTCTGGTCGGAACGAGCCCGGATGAAAACGGCAGCGGCGGCAGCCTGCAATTGCAATTTCCGGCCCTGTATAAGCTGATCGAACAAGCGGAAGCGGCGCCGGGTTTCGACGGACGGCTGCTTCAATTCCTTCATGTAAAGGAACGTCAATATAAAGTCAGCGTCTCGGCACCTGAAGGCGAAAGCGATTTTCAATACTTCGTGAGCCTCGATTCCATCGAAAGCTGGAGAAACGAACGGAGATTCGCGGCCTATATGCCTTCCCGTCTCGTTTCCTTCCATCAGCTGGTCGGATCCAGCGCGCTGCTGAAGAAAACGGTGTCCCGAGCGCGAAAGTATGCCCAAACCGACCGGAATGTCTGGATTTCGGGGGAATACGGGGCGGGCAAATCGCTGTTTGCCCAGGCGATCCATTCCGCGAGCAAACGGCATGATCGGGGATTTTACGCCATTCCGTGCGGCGAAATGACGGAAGAAGAATTGGACGCGCTGCTAAAGGGCACCCTAGAAGATCTAAGTCTTCCGGAAACAGGCTTCTCCGGCACGCTGTATCTCAATCAGGTGGACCGGCTGGACCGCGAGGCTCAAGCGAAATGGCTGTCGTTTATTATCCGCAATAAGAGCATCCGTTTTCTGGCGTCCTCTTCAACGACATGGAACCGGCTGAAAAGCAGGGCCGATTTCAACCCGGAGCTCATTTCCGCGCTCGGCGAGCTGCATATTACGGTACCGCCGCTGAGAGAACGGATGGAGGACCTGGAGGAAATCGTAACGGTCATGATTGCGGCTTATAATTCTCAATCCGGCAAGCAAATCGTAGGCTTTCGCGAAGCGGCCATGGACGAGCTGGCGCGGTATGGGTGGTCCGGGAATTTGCGCGAGCTTAAAAACGCCCTGGATGAAATGCTCATTTTAACCAAAGGGAATTATGTGGAACCTCAAGATGCGGCGGCCGTAATCGAACGATACAGGCATTCATCAAGTCCGAACGTCCCCGGCGCTGCCGCGCAAATCGATTTGAGCGGCACGATGGAAGAGATTGAACGGCGAATCATTCAGCATGTTCTTCAAGAGGAGGGGATGAACCAGTCGAAGGCGTGTAAAAGATTGGGCATCAACCGCACGACACTTTGGAGAAAGCTGAATAAATCGTTGAAAAATGAAACATAA
- a CDS encoding 2-keto-3-deoxygluconate permease produces the protein MRIKATIERIPGGMMIIPLLFGAIVNTLFPDIPKTFGSFTGALMTGALPILAVFYVCMGATIDFKATPYILKKGGTLLITKIGTAIVVGFIAGKFLGNGMIESGLFAGLSVLAIVAAMNDTNGGLYMALMGQFGKKEDVGAYSIMSLESGPFLTMVTLGVTGLAAFPWQTLVGAILPLIIGMILGNLDRDLREFLSKAVPVLVPFFAFALGAGLNLGNVWKAGLLGVLLGVAVVVITGLTLFTTDRLTGGNGVAGLAAATTAGNAAGVPAAVAAANAVYAPLVPSATALVASCVIVTAILAPIVTAWWAKSRGIKAS, from the coding sequence ATGAGAATCAAGGCAACCATTGAACGCATCCCTGGCGGTATGATGATTATCCCTTTGCTGTTCGGGGCAATCGTAAACACATTGTTTCCGGACATTCCCAAGACGTTCGGCTCGTTCACAGGCGCACTCATGACCGGGGCGCTTCCGATCCTCGCCGTCTTTTATGTTTGCATGGGCGCGACGATCGATTTTAAAGCAACACCGTATATTTTGAAAAAGGGCGGAACGCTCCTCATCACCAAAATCGGTACCGCCATCGTCGTCGGTTTCATTGCCGGAAAGTTTCTCGGTAACGGCATGATTGAAAGCGGATTATTCGCCGGGCTTTCCGTGCTTGCGATTGTTGCCGCGATGAATGATACGAACGGCGGGCTTTATATGGCGCTGATGGGGCAATTCGGAAAGAAGGAGGACGTCGGCGCCTACTCGATTATGAGCCTGGAATCCGGACCGTTCCTCACGATGGTAACGCTTGGCGTCACCGGCTTGGCCGCTTTTCCTTGGCAAACCTTGGTCGGCGCGATTCTGCCGCTCATCATCGGGATGATTCTCGGTAATCTGGACCGGGATCTTCGCGAGTTTTTATCGAAGGCGGTTCCGGTGCTCGTTCCCTTCTTCGCTTTCGCCCTCGGGGCCGGGCTCAATCTCGGTAACGTATGGAAAGCCGGCCTTCTGGGCGTGCTGCTCGGAGTCGCGGTGGTCGTCATCACCGGGCTCACGCTCTTCACGACGGACCGGCTGACAGGCGGAAACGGCGTCGCGGGCTTGGCCGCGGCAACCACGGCCGGCAATGCGGCCGGTGTTCCCGCTGCGGTCGCGGCTGCGAACGCGGTATACGCTCCGCTCGTCCCGTCGGCGACCGCCCTCGTTGCATCCTGCGTTATCGTAACGGCGATTCTGGCGCCGATCGTCACGGCTTGGTGGGCGAAGTCGCGCGGGATTAAGGCAAGCTGA
- a CDS encoding four-carbon acid sugar kinase family protein, translating to MERISVIADDLTGASDAGVQFARNGLRTQVIFDWTSIRNDGSEPEVFVVDTDSRSIPGERAYERARSAAHSLKEHGFDRVYKKMDSTLRGNLGQEIAGVMDAFGFEAAFIAPAFPRIGRTTVNGIHYLNGIPIHETEIARDPKTPVPDSDIARILRQQSGQACGRIALSLLREGPDAVSRSIESAIRDHTRWFVFDAENDDDLKLIAALLPSFGTKVLWAGSAGLAEFLFVSRSQREPGQPAAVRPAAKGPVMLVAGSISNVTREQVAEVNRHAEVTAVEMNPLAAVDFSEERSQEIERCIAILQDAFGRGGEVSLFSGSSPEQVKAAKEKGALLGLEASEVSNRIAETLGIIAGRAVSAAPVKGLVLTGGDTAKAVCKTLGVHGIELIQEVEPGIPYGILQGGARLATVTKAGAFGNKMSLYHAMQFIHQQEGERQQ from the coding sequence TTGGAACGAATTTCAGTGATTGCAGACGATTTGACCGGCGCTTCGGACGCCGGCGTGCAATTTGCCCGAAACGGGCTCAGGACGCAAGTGATTTTCGATTGGACGTCGATCCGTAATGACGGCAGCGAACCGGAGGTTTTCGTCGTGGATACGGACAGCCGTTCCATACCGGGCGAACGGGCTTACGAACGGGCGCGAAGCGCCGCGCATTCCTTAAAGGAGCATGGGTTCGACCGGGTTTATAAGAAGATGGATTCGACGCTTCGGGGCAATCTTGGGCAGGAAATCGCCGGCGTCATGGATGCCTTCGGCTTCGAGGCGGCTTTTATCGCGCCCGCGTTTCCGAGAATCGGCCGAACGACCGTAAACGGCATTCATTATTTGAACGGGATTCCGATTCACGAGACGGAAATCGCGAGAGACCCGAAAACGCCGGTGCCGGATTCGGACATCGCGCGCATTCTCCGCCAGCAATCGGGACAAGCTTGCGGCCGTATCGCGCTTTCCTTGCTTCGCGAGGGCCCGGATGCGGTAAGCCGATCTATTGAGTCCGCCATACGGGACCATACGCGTTGGTTCGTCTTCGATGCCGAAAACGACGACGATCTGAAGCTGATCGCCGCACTTCTTCCATCCTTCGGAACCAAGGTTCTTTGGGCCGGATCCGCAGGCTTGGCGGAGTTTTTGTTCGTCAGCCGTTCGCAGCGGGAGCCCGGTCAGCCGGCAGCCGTTCGTCCTGCCGCCAAAGGCCCCGTCATGCTGGTGGCCGGCAGCATTTCCAACGTTACGCGCGAGCAAGTCGCCGAGGTGAACCGGCACGCCGAAGTGACGGCCGTGGAGATGAATCCGCTCGCCGCTGTCGACTTTTCCGAAGAGCGTTCGCAAGAAATCGAACGGTGCATCGCGATATTGCAGGATGCCTTTGGACGCGGGGGCGAAGTTTCCTTGTTTTCGGGTTCATCGCCGGAGCAGGTCAAAGCGGCAAAAGAAAAAGGAGCCCTGCTCGGCCTGGAAGCTTCGGAAGTATCCAACCGGATCGCGGAAACGTTGGGCATTATCGCGGGCCGGGCCGTTTCCGCCGCGCCGGTGAAAGGGCTTGTCCTGACCGGCGGGGATACGGCCAAGGCGGTTTGCAAAACGCTTGGGGTCCATGGCATCGAGCTGATTCAAGAAGTGGAGCCGGGTATTCCTTACGGTATATTGCAGGGAGGAGCCCGTTTGGCCACGGTAACGAAAGCCGGCGCTTTTGGAAACAAGATGTCCTTATATCATGCCATGCAGTTTATTCACCAGCAGGAAGGGGAGCGGCAACAATGA
- the pdxA gene encoding 4-hydroxythreonine-4-phosphate dehydrogenase PdxA, whose translation MIKPVIGITMGDGAGVGPEIIMKALGDRAVYEGCRPFVIGDAGLLERAGQVVRSPLRIRSIASLAEAEYDYGTVDCLDLKLLPADLPFGRVSPEAGHAAFMFLKRAIELANEGQIDAICTAPLNKEALHKSGHKYPGHTEILADLTGTQDYAMMLSAPKLKVIHVTTHVGLIDAVRRITPERVYNVIRMAHETLQKAGYASPRIAVCGINPHAGENGLFGYGEEEEKIVPAVERAQQEGIQVQGPLPADTLFFRTTRGDFDIVVAMYHDQGHGPIKVLGLEAGVNITVGLPIIRTSVDHGTAFDIAGKGIADEQSMKEALRQAIELAPKRSK comes from the coding sequence ATGATCAAGCCGGTCATCGGCATTACGATGGGAGACGGGGCGGGCGTCGGCCCCGAAATTATAATGAAGGCGCTTGGGGATCGGGCCGTCTATGAAGGCTGCCGTCCATTCGTCATCGGGGACGCGGGCCTGTTGGAGAGGGCGGGGCAGGTGGTCCGGAGTCCGCTGCGCATTCGTTCGATCGCGTCCCTCGCGGAGGCGGAGTACGATTACGGCACCGTGGACTGCCTGGACCTGAAGCTGCTCCCGGCGGATCTGCCCTTCGGGCGGGTATCGCCCGAGGCGGGACATGCGGCTTTCATGTTCTTGAAGCGGGCGATTGAATTGGCAAATGAAGGGCAAATCGATGCCATTTGCACGGCTCCCTTGAATAAAGAAGCGCTGCATAAGAGCGGCCATAAGTACCCGGGGCATACCGAAATTTTGGCCGATTTAACGGGCACGCAGGATTACGCCATGATGCTCTCGGCGCCTAAGCTGAAGGTCATTCACGTGACGACGCACGTCGGTCTCATCGATGCGGTCCGGAGGATTACCCCCGAGCGCGTGTACAATGTGATCCGCATGGCCCACGAAACGCTGCAGAAGGCAGGCTATGCGAGCCCGCGCATTGCCGTATGCGGCATTAACCCTCACGCAGGAGAAAACGGTTTGTTCGGCTACGGCGAAGAAGAGGAGAAAATCGTGCCGGCGGTCGAGCGCGCGCAGCAGGAAGGCATCCAGGTACAAGGGCCTCTCCCGGCGGATACGCTCTTTTTCCGGACGACAAGAGGGGATTTCGACATTGTGGTCGCCATGTACCACGATCAGGGGCATGGTCCCATTAAAGTGCTCGGATTGGAAGCGGGAGTCAATATTACGGTAGGACTGCCGATTATCCGGACGAGCGTCGATCACGGAACGGCATTCGATATTGCGGGCAAAGGCATTGCAGACGAGCAGAGCATGAAGGAAGCCTTGCGCCAGGCGATCGAATTGGCTCCGAAGCGCAGCAAGTAA
- a CDS encoding IclR family transcriptional regulator — MPIIQALDRSLKIIDLFDEQNRELKITDISRQMNLHKSTVHSLLKTLQLHGYIDQDEETGKYRLGIRLVEKGQLVLQGLDIRQAAKPHLHRLSEQSGQTAHLVVLDRAEGVYIDKVEGDKAVIRYSRIGRRVSLHSSAVGKVLAAFQPPETLARLLEGYVYSRLTPNTIGSEREFLAEIERVRASGIAYDNEENEPGVRCAAAPILDHNGHAAAAISISTLLSHVDDAMMERCVELLLEETGRISAQLGYRRRG, encoded by the coding sequence GTGCCCATCATCCAGGCTTTGGACCGCTCCTTGAAAATTATCGATCTGTTCGACGAGCAGAACCGGGAACTGAAAATTACCGACATCAGCCGGCAGATGAACCTGCACAAAAGCACGGTTCATTCCTTGCTCAAGACGCTGCAGCTGCACGGTTATATCGATCAGGACGAGGAAACGGGCAAATACCGGCTCGGCATCCGGCTTGTGGAGAAAGGCCAGCTGGTGCTGCAGGGCTTGGATATCCGCCAGGCGGCGAAGCCGCATCTGCACAGGCTTTCCGAGCAATCGGGGCAGACGGCTCATCTGGTCGTGCTGGACCGGGCGGAAGGCGTCTATATCGACAAGGTGGAGGGCGACAAAGCCGTGATCCGCTATTCGCGGATCGGCCGCCGCGTTTCGCTGCACAGCAGCGCGGTCGGCAAAGTGCTCGCGGCGTTTCAGCCGCCGGAGACGCTGGCCAGGCTTCTGGAGGGCTACGTTTACAGCCGTCTGACGCCGAATACGATCGGCAGCGAACGGGAGTTCTTGGCGGAAATCGAACGCGTACGGGCGAGCGGAATCGCTTATGACAACGAGGAGAACGAGCCGGGCGTCCGCTGCGCCGCCGCGCCGATACTCGATCATAACGGCCACGCCGCCGCCGCGATCAGCATTTCCACGCTGCTCTCCCATGTCGACGACGCGATGATGGAACGATGCGTCGAACTGCTGCTGGAGGAGACGGGCCGCATCTCGGCCCAGCTTGGCTACCGCCGCAGAGGCTGA
- a CDS encoding fumarylacetoacetate hydrolase family protein, producing the protein MRIIRFLEGAAPVLAALTDDNRVYPLPDSDFMALVRRASQDGRTVLETVSRHVAGSSASDADFASLKLTVPLDAPEVWAAGVTYQRSREARNYEATGGRLDASTFYDKVYDAERPELFMKSTAARTVGPDCDVCLRSDSSWQVPEPELALVLDSSGGIIGYTIGNDMSCRDIEGENPLYLPQAKVWRQSCSIGPAIRLAETVDDPYSLTITCRIYRGGEKVVEESASTGQLKRKLEELVSYLAKDNVLFEGTVLLTGTCIVPPNQFTLADGDRIEIDITGIGTLTNTAVAQK; encoded by the coding sequence ATGCGCATTATTCGTTTTCTGGAGGGTGCGGCGCCCGTTCTCGCGGCTTTGACCGACGACAACCGGGTATACCCGCTGCCCGATTCCGATTTTATGGCACTGGTCCGGCGCGCGTCGCAGGATGGGCGGACCGTATTGGAAACGGTGAGCCGCCACGTTGCCGGTTCCTCGGCCTCGGACGCGGACTTCGCTTCGCTGAAGCTGACGGTGCCGCTTGATGCTCCCGAGGTTTGGGCGGCCGGCGTTACGTACCAGCGCAGCAGGGAAGCGCGCAATTACGAGGCGACGGGCGGACGGCTGGACGCTTCGACCTTCTATGATAAAGTGTACGACGCCGAGCGTCCGGAGCTGTTCATGAAATCGACGGCCGCGCGCACGGTCGGCCCGGACTGCGACGTCTGCCTGCGCAGCGATTCCTCCTGGCAGGTGCCCGAGCCCGAGCTTGCGCTGGTGCTGGACAGCAGCGGCGGCATTATCGGCTATACGATCGGCAACGACATGAGCTGCCGCGATATCGAAGGCGAGAATCCGCTCTACCTGCCGCAGGCGAAGGTTTGGCGGCAGTCCTGCTCGATCGGCCCGGCGATCCGGCTCGCGGAAACGGTGGACGATCCGTACAGCCTTACCATTACATGCCGGATTTATCGCGGCGGCGAGAAGGTCGTCGAGGAATCGGCAAGCACGGGCCAGCTGAAGCGGAAGCTGGAGGAGCTGGTATCCTATTTGGCGAAGGACAACGTGCTGTTCGAAGGTACCGTCCTGTTGACGGGAACCTGCATTGTTCCGCCCAACCAGTTTACGCTTGCGGACGGCGACCGGATCGAGATCGACATTACAGGCATTGGCACGCTGACGAACACGGCGGTTGCCCAGAAATAA
- the gucD gene encoding alpha-ketoglutaric semialdehyde dehydrogenase GucD has translation MSTAIEPKTYGNYIGGEWKAPTGGGRIASINPARKSEIVGYVPDSQTGDLNEAVEAAEAARRSWRKLAGSQRGALLFKAADALERRLDEIGETMAREMGKTFPEAKGETARGVAILRYYAGEGMRRIGDVIPSTDAEAFMFTTRAPLGVVGVISPWNFPVAIPIWKMAPALIYGNTVVWKPATETAVTAAKIAECFDEAGLPAGVLNMVIGSGRTVGNGIASHRGIHGVTFTGSNEVGKQIGQTALARGAKYQLEMGGKNPIVIAADADLDLAVEATISGGLRSTGQKCTATSRVIVVRDVYEAFKEKLVKQVAALKVGDGLDASTWLGPCANEKQMETVLSYINKGKEEGAVLLCGGTRPDDAALADGFYVTPAVFDQVKSGMAIAQEEIFGPVLTLIEAADFEEAIQLANDTEFGLSASIYTRDIGNVLSFVHDMEAGLVRVNAETAGVELQAPFGGMKQSSSHSREQGQAAIEFYTSVKTVFIKP, from the coding sequence ATGAGCACTGCAATCGAGCCGAAAACGTACGGCAACTACATCGGAGGAGAGTGGAAAGCGCCGACCGGAGGCGGACGTATCGCAAGCATCAATCCGGCCCGCAAAAGCGAAATCGTCGGCTATGTTCCCGATTCGCAGACCGGCGATTTGAACGAGGCGGTCGAAGCGGCGGAGGCGGCGCGGCGTTCCTGGCGGAAGCTGGCCGGTTCGCAGCGCGGCGCGCTGCTGTTCAAGGCTGCGGATGCGCTGGAGCGCCGGCTCGACGAGATCGGCGAGACGATGGCGCGGGAGATGGGCAAAACGTTTCCCGAAGCGAAAGGCGAGACGGCCCGCGGCGTGGCGATTCTTCGCTACTATGCGGGAGAAGGCATGCGCAGGATCGGCGATGTCATCCCGTCGACCGACGCGGAAGCGTTTATGTTTACGACCCGCGCCCCGCTGGGGGTCGTGGGTGTCATTTCCCCGTGGAACTTCCCGGTCGCCATTCCGATCTGGAAAATGGCGCCGGCACTCATTTACGGCAATACCGTCGTCTGGAAGCCGGCGACGGAGACCGCGGTGACGGCGGCCAAAATCGCGGAATGCTTCGATGAAGCGGGCCTGCCGGCCGGCGTGCTGAATATGGTCATCGGCAGCGGCCGCACGGTCGGGAACGGCATCGCGTCCCATCGCGGTATTCACGGCGTCACGTTCACCGGCTCCAACGAGGTCGGCAAGCAGATCGGCCAAACCGCCTTGGCGCGCGGCGCGAAATATCAGCTCGAGATGGGCGGAAAAAATCCGATCGTCATCGCGGCGGACGCCGATCTCGACCTTGCCGTCGAAGCAACGATCAGCGGCGGCCTGCGGTCGACCGGCCAGAAATGCACGGCGACGAGCCGCGTTATCGTCGTCCGCGACGTTTACGAAGCGTTCAAGGAAAAGCTTGTGAAGCAGGTCGCGGCGCTTAAGGTGGGCGACGGCCTGGACGCCTCGACATGGCTTGGGCCTTGCGCCAACGAGAAGCAGATGGAGACGGTGCTGTCCTACATTAACAAGGGCAAAGAGGAAGGGGCCGTGCTGCTTTGCGGCGGAACCCGTCCGGACGACGCCGCCCTGGCGGACGGCTTCTATGTGACGCCTGCCGTTTTCGATCAAGTGAAGAGCGGGATGGCGATTGCGCAGGAGGAAATTTTCGGGCCGGTGCTTACGCTGATCGAGGCCGCCGATTTCGAGGAAGCGATCCAGCTCGCGAACGATACGGAATTCGGCCTGAGCGCATCGATTTACACGCGGGATATCGGCAATGTGCTGTCGTTCGTGCACGATATGGAGGCGGGCCTTGTCCGCGTCAATGCCGAGACGGCGGGCGTGGAGCTGCAGGCGCCGTTCGGCGGCATGAAGCAGTCGAGCTCGCATTCGAGAGAGCAGGGGCAGGCGGCGATCGAATTCTATACGTCCGTCAAAACGGTGTTTATCAAGCCGTAA
- a CDS encoding YjhG/YagF family D-xylonate dehydratase, translated as MDPSFERIMGNQDRHFQVQTHAPGPQGSLPLTPELLREAPSGDLFGWSQNVGMGWSPGRLLGRQVLVLGTQGGIRNEDGSPAALGYHTGHWEVGLLMKAAAEEITGAGGIPFAGYVSDPCDGRSQGTTGMFDSLPYRNDAAIVMRRLIRSLPTRSAVVGVATCDKGLPAMTIALAGMRNLPVVVVPGGVTLPPMQGEDAGKVQTIGARYANGELSLEEAADLGCRACASPGGGCQFLGTAGTAQVVAEALGLTVPHAALAPSGQPVWTEMARQSARAALHMAEAGLTSASVLTDAAIRNAMVVHAAFGGSTNLLLHIPAIAHAAGLKVPNAHDWAEINRAVPRLVSVLPNGPEYFPTVMVFLAGGVPEVMLHLRKLGLLDVNALTVTGQPLGAVLDWWEGSERRSQMRRFLQESEGINPDDVIRSPEYARASGMTSTVTFPVGNIAPEGSVIKSAAIDPSVVDEHGVFRHIGRAKVFTTERAATRAIKTGGIAEGDVLALIGRGPLGTGMEETYQLTSALKHLSFGKHVTLITDARFSGVSTGACIGHIGPEALAGGPVGKLRDGDWIDIRIDTRKLEATIHMVGSGERPGTPEQGAAELEARGPHPMMAADPDLPDDTRLWAALQSVSGGTWKGCVYDTDLIIRTLEAGRRALAQEEAKS; from the coding sequence ATGGACCCGAGCTTTGAACGTATCATGGGCAATCAAGACCGCCATTTTCAAGTGCAAACACATGCGCCCGGGCCGCAGGGTTCGCTGCCGCTGACGCCGGAGCTGCTGCGCGAGGCGCCGAGCGGCGATCTGTTCGGCTGGTCGCAGAACGTCGGAATGGGCTGGAGCCCGGGCCGCCTGCTCGGCAGGCAGGTGCTCGTCCTCGGCACGCAGGGAGGTATCCGGAACGAGGACGGCTCTCCGGCCGCGCTCGGCTACCATACCGGCCATTGGGAGGTCGGCCTCCTGATGAAGGCGGCCGCAGAAGAAATTACCGGGGCCGGCGGCATCCCGTTCGCCGGCTACGTAAGCGACCCTTGCGACGGCCGTTCCCAAGGGACGACCGGCATGTTCGACTCGCTCCCGTACCGCAACGATGCCGCGATCGTGATGCGGCGGCTGATCCGCTCGCTGCCGACTCGCTCGGCGGTAGTGGGCGTCGCCACCTGCGACAAGGGGCTGCCTGCGATGACGATCGCGCTCGCCGGCATGCGCAATCTGCCGGTCGTCGTCGTCCCCGGCGGCGTTACGCTGCCGCCGATGCAGGGCGAAGACGCCGGCAAGGTGCAGACGATCGGCGCGCGCTACGCGAACGGCGAGCTGTCGCTGGAGGAAGCGGCCGATCTCGGCTGCCGGGCATGCGCCTCTCCCGGTGGCGGGTGCCAGTTCCTGGGCACCGCCGGCACCGCGCAGGTCGTGGCCGAAGCGCTCGGCCTGACGGTCCCGCATGCGGCGCTTGCGCCGTCCGGGCAGCCGGTCTGGACCGAGATGGCCCGCCAATCGGCGCGCGCCGCGCTGCATATGGCCGAAGCGGGGCTCACCTCCGCATCGGTATTGACGGACGCCGCGATCCGCAATGCGATGGTCGTGCACGCCGCGTTCGGCGGCTCGACGAACCTGCTGCTCCATATTCCCGCCATCGCTCACGCCGCCGGCCTGAAGGTGCCGAATGCTCACGATTGGGCGGAAATCAACCGGGCGGTTCCGCGTCTGGTCAGCGTGCTTCCGAACGGGCCGGAATATTTCCCGACCGTCATGGTGTTTCTCGCAGGCGGCGTGCCCGAAGTGATGCTTCATTTGCGAAAGCTCGGGCTGCTCGACGTGAATGCGCTTACCGTAACCGGCCAGCCGCTCGGCGCCGTGCTCGACTGGTGGGAAGGCTCGGAGCGGCGCAGCCAAATGCGCCGTTTCCTGCAGGAGTCCGAAGGCATCAATCCGGACGACGTGATCCGCAGCCCGGAATATGCCCGCGCCTCGGGCATGACGTCCACGGTGACGTTCCCGGTGGGGAATATCGCGCCGGAAGGCTCGGTGATCAAATCGGCCGCGATCGATCCGTCCGTCGTCGACGAGCACGGCGTCTTCCGGCATATCGGCAGGGCGAAGGTGTTTACGACCGAACGGGCGGCGACCCGCGCGATCAAGACCGGCGGCATCGCGGAAGGCGACGTGCTGGCGCTGATCGGCAGAGGTCCGCTCGGCACCGGCATGGAGGAGACGTATCAGCTCACGTCCGCGCTGAAGCATCTTTCCTTCGGCAAGCATGTTACCCTGATCACCGACGCCCGCTTCTCCGGTGTTTCGACCGGTGCCTGCATCGGCCATATCGGTCCGGAAGCGCTCGCCGGCGGTCCGGTCGGCAAGCTGCGCGACGGCGATTGGATCGACATCCGCATCGATACGCGAAAGCTGGAGGCGACGATCCATATGGTCGGGAGCGGCGAAAGGCCGGGCACGCCCGAACAGGGGGCGGCCGAGCTTGAAGCGCGCGGCCCGCACCCGATGATGGCCGCCGACCCGGATCTTCCGGACGACACCCGGCTGTGGGCGGCGCTCCAATCGGTGAGCGGGGGGACCTGGAAGGGCTGCGTCTACGATACGGACCTGATCATCCGCACGCTGGAGGCCGGTCGTCGCGCGCTTGCGCAGGAGGAAGCGAAATCGTAG